A single Pedobacter sp. PACM 27299 DNA region contains:
- the sprA gene encoding T9SS outer membrane translocon Sov/SprA, translated as MKTLLTLLFTLFLCLGGQLAFSQTVRPQVRNSDTTKNSFSLKEKQRLGLRNLNNSFKPLPDNVKREVEYDAKNKRYIIRQLIGNQLFSAPQYLTIEEYQRLVNSEMKRDNWRMYSNEEINEVRKNGLIPSLKVNNKAFEKIFGGTTIDIQPRGEAELTFLGRINKNENPLFNERQRVQGNFDFNQRIQMDVIGNIGTRMKVNMNYNTEAQFDFENQVKLDYVGGKDDIIQKIEAGNVSLPLSTSLINGTQALFGIKTQLQFGKLNVSTVFSQQKSQSREIRINNGAQQNEFRLSADNYEANKHYFLAQYFRQNYNKTLATPPTLTSGILITRVEAWITNKTGNTQGSRDVMALMDLGENTPYNQTLVGGGSALPSGFDNPQFPRQSNNLLSQLPPDARLTNSNAIIPFFAGSGGTDNYAKLTYARKLADREFTFHPQLGYISLNNALNTDEVLTVAYRYTYRGVEYQVGEFSTDISFDPGSPKVLFTKMLKNETLKTKLPIWNLMMKNIYSIGGYQISPMNFRLDIFRIDDKSGVEKPYIEEGEKLDADRRPLKNKQWIQVTGLDRLNQQQERSPDGVFDFQAENKPFGTNDNIAFNTPINSNNNPGNTNASNTNLTNFSTNTMSGYITIDPLNGRIIFPLIEPFGRDLADQFEASELPLIQKYTYPALYDSTKVVAQQLFSNQNRYFIKGAYQSQVASEFSLNSINVPEGSVKVFAGTIPLQEGVDFTVDYQGGRVRILNTAILISGQPIRISTENNELFGLQQRSLFGTRFDYKVNNKLNLGATLMNLTEKPLTPKVNVGEEPISNTMWGVDLNYSTPSRFLTKLVDKLPFISTKVPSSLTFSGEFAQLIPGHPKALNFGGQKGGVSYLDDFEASRSVIDLKSSMAWQLSGTPQLFSESSRIDDLSYGFNRALIAFYNIDPIFYNRNDASLPAGLRNNKNELSNHYVRQIIEQEVFPFKETGTGQPFALPTLDVAFYPTVRGPYNYTPTGFNQAGMLNNPRSRWGGLFRRIETNDFEALNIEFIELWVMDPNIYKPNSLGGDLYFNLGNISEDILKDGRKSLENGLPADGDPSKYDETNWGRVPKLQPVVQAFDNDPNARKAQDVGLDGLANKDEQVKFSTLINQIKGQLNPDAANALENDPSSDDYSYFRGPDLDRENAGILKRYQRYNGTEGNSKTAEQSRAELGVENSASTSLPDGEDINRDNNMTQSDEYFQYKVSMRPGDLMVGQNFVTDKVTSQVKLANGSTQPVTWYQIRIPLAQYQDRIGGIQDFKSIRFIRMFLTNFADTTVLRFGKIQLVRGEWRQYNPNDDPSQTIVDPALGTIASDKSTIEVATVNIEENGKRTPIPYVIPPGIERERDFSNYRGDTRQNEQSLSVTIKNLKDGYGRAAFKTGFNDFRSYKHLEMYIHAEALGTSTLKDNDLSAFLRIGTDNQDNYYEYSQPLKVTLPGTSDPNAIWPEQNKMDITLEFFQKAKLERNNAKTSTGAPWPINIPYIYTVDGKTITIKGQPDMSKVRVYMLGVKNPYRANGNDDGMEKNAIIWFNELRLTEFDERGGWAATARMNAKLADFADVNVSGSKSTIGFGSLETRVSERNRADNVFFDISSSMELGKFFPKKTGIKVPMFVSYSSQVATPQYNPSMPDIELKNALDAASKPQRDSILNFAQDYTTRSSINFTNVRKERTDPEAKPRVWDIENFNVSYAYTKYSHRDFIIENNFQKTYRASLGYNYAGLAKTYEPFKKIIKNNTLALLKDFNFSLMPSAINFRIDVDRFYSENSLRNNDPMNSIPVNTTFNKNFLVSRVYGISWNLSKSLTMDIDATNYSIIDEPFGRIQGLKRDTLWQNMLRLGRTTDYSHNLNFTYNLPISKIPGLDWVNVATRYGTNFNWQTEPLSTLRDPNINLGNTIQNSRTIQVNPNLNLASLYNKFGFVRKGNGAGGQNVWVGLLTSVKNVVGAYTQTKGIFLPGYLPKTNFFGIDQATGAPGLGFVLGSQRDIRTEALLKGWITTDTLQSQLYINTMREDLSFTSLVEPIKDLSITLTANRNQTKNYSTNFRYDEESKGFENFSPFTTGDYSISYISLGTAFSEKSGSTMSKLFANFMNNRVIISQRLGLTNPNSAGVRNGLYADGYGAESQDVLTAAFLAAYSGKDAKTSSLSSMPKIPLPNWRLNYRGLIGIPFLAERFSSIDLRHSYRSIYSISSFNSLLKYQENNGGVISRDLNDNFLPEFQYAQVTIAEQFSPLIGIDTRLKNNLTANFEIGRSRMLGLNMANSQLAQLTESNMVFGLGYRTTKFRFPFGLFKGLKMDNNMDFKLDVAVRDNKTVIYRADILEAEVSSGAKNITLRPSVDYILNQRFNVRLFYDSNITKPYTSQTFNTSFSNFGFSLRVTLN; from the coding sequence CCTTATTTCTCTGCCTTGGCGGACAACTAGCTTTTTCGCAAACCGTGAGGCCGCAGGTAAGAAATTCCGATACGACAAAGAATTCCTTCAGTTTAAAGGAAAAACAACGACTAGGTCTTAGAAATCTCAACAACTCCTTCAAACCACTTCCCGACAATGTGAAACGGGAGGTTGAGTATGATGCGAAAAATAAAAGGTACATCATTCGCCAGTTAATTGGCAACCAGCTTTTCTCCGCTCCGCAGTACCTCACCATTGAAGAGTACCAGCGTTTGGTGAATTCTGAAATGAAGCGCGACAACTGGCGCATGTATTCCAACGAAGAAATTAATGAAGTCAGAAAGAACGGGCTAATTCCTAGCCTGAAAGTCAATAACAAGGCTTTTGAAAAGATTTTTGGCGGAACAACGATAGACATACAGCCTCGTGGTGAGGCCGAACTGACTTTCCTGGGAAGGATCAATAAAAATGAAAACCCGCTGTTCAACGAGCGTCAGCGCGTACAGGGCAATTTTGATTTTAACCAGCGCATCCAGATGGATGTGATCGGTAATATTGGTACCCGCATGAAGGTCAATATGAATTACAATACCGAAGCACAATTTGATTTTGAAAATCAGGTGAAGCTCGATTATGTAGGAGGAAAGGACGACATTATCCAGAAGATTGAAGCAGGTAACGTGAGCCTGCCCCTAAGCACCTCACTGATCAACGGTACCCAAGCGCTTTTTGGGATAAAAACACAGCTGCAATTCGGGAAGCTGAATGTGAGCACCGTTTTCTCTCAGCAGAAATCACAATCGCGGGAAATCCGCATCAATAATGGGGCACAGCAGAATGAATTCAGACTCAGTGCAGATAATTATGAAGCCAACAAACACTATTTCTTAGCGCAGTATTTTAGACAGAATTATAATAAAACCTTAGCTACGCCTCCAACGCTTACTTCAGGAATATTGATTACCAGGGTAGAAGCCTGGATTACCAATAAAACAGGAAATACACAAGGCTCCAGAGATGTGATGGCCTTGATGGATTTAGGAGAGAATACACCCTACAATCAAACACTTGTTGGTGGTGGATCAGCGCTGCCTTCTGGATTTGACAATCCACAGTTTCCAAGACAATCCAATAATTTATTGTCGCAATTGCCGCCAGATGCCAGGTTAACAAACTCTAATGCAATCATTCCCTTCTTTGCAGGGAGCGGAGGTACAGATAACTATGCCAAGCTAACTTATGCCAGAAAACTGGCGGATAGAGAGTTTACTTTTCATCCGCAGCTGGGTTATATTTCCCTGAATAATGCGCTGAATACCGATGAGGTGTTGACGGTCGCTTACCGATATACTTATCGTGGGGTAGAATATCAGGTTGGGGAGTTCTCCACCGACATTTCATTTGACCCTGGCAGCCCAAAGGTCTTGTTTACAAAGATGCTGAAAAATGAAACTTTGAAAACTAAATTGCCGATCTGGAACCTGATGATGAAAAACATCTATTCTATCGGTGGATACCAGATCAGCCCAATGAACTTCAGATTAGACATTTTCCGCATCGATGACAAATCGGGCGTAGAAAAACCATACATCGAAGAAGGAGAAAAACTGGATGCCGACCGCAGGCCGCTGAAGAACAAACAATGGATTCAGGTAACTGGTTTAGACCGTTTGAACCAACAGCAGGAACGAAGTCCAGATGGAGTATTCGATTTTCAAGCAGAAAATAAACCCTTCGGAACCAATGACAATATCGCATTTAATACCCCGATAAACAGCAATAACAACCCGGGAAATACCAATGCTTCCAATACCAACCTGACCAATTTCTCTACCAATACGATGAGCGGTTACATTACGATCGACCCATTGAATGGAAGAATCATCTTCCCTTTGATCGAGCCATTTGGTCGGGATCTTGCCGATCAGTTTGAGGCTTCAGAGCTGCCATTGATCCAAAAATATACGTATCCCGCTTTATATGACTCCACAAAAGTGGTGGCACAGCAGCTGTTCAGCAACCAGAACCGCTATTTCATTAAAGGTGCTTACCAAAGTCAGGTGGCTTCAGAATTTAGCTTAAACTCTATCAATGTTCCTGAAGGATCAGTAAAGGTATTTGCCGGTACCATTCCTTTGCAGGAAGGTGTGGATTTTACAGTGGATTACCAGGGTGGAAGGGTGAGAATCCTCAATACCGCAATCTTGATTTCTGGACAGCCGATCAGAATTTCTACAGAAAATAATGAACTATTTGGTTTGCAGCAGCGTTCGTTGTTCGGAACCAGATTTGATTATAAAGTAAACAATAAACTGAATCTTGGGGCTACCTTGATGAACCTAACGGAGAAACCATTGACACCAAAGGTGAATGTGGGGGAAGAGCCGATTTCCAATACCATGTGGGGAGTAGATTTGAACTATAGTACACCATCCAGATTCCTGACGAAATTGGTGGATAAACTGCCTTTCATTTCTACAAAAGTACCTTCCAGTCTGACCTTCTCCGGAGAGTTTGCACAATTGATTCCGGGCCACCCGAAAGCCTTGAACTTCGGCGGACAAAAAGGTGGCGTGAGTTATCTGGATGATTTTGAAGCGTCACGTTCCGTGATTGATTTGAAAAGCTCTATGGCCTGGCAGTTGTCGGGAACACCACAGCTTTTCTCTGAATCCAGTAGGATTGACGATTTGAGCTACGGTTTCAACAGGGCCTTAATCGCTTTCTACAACATCGACCCAATTTTTTACAATCGAAATGATGCCAGTCTACCGGCAGGTTTGAGAAATAACAAAAATGAGTTGTCTAACCATTATGTTCGTCAGATTATCGAACAGGAGGTGTTTCCTTTCAAAGAAACCGGTACAGGACAGCCTTTCGCCCTGCCAACTTTAGATGTGGCTTTTTATCCGACTGTTCGTGGTCCTTACAATTATACGCCTACCGGATTTAACCAGGCTGGTATGCTGAATAACCCGCGTTCCCGCTGGGGAGGTTTATTCAGAAGAATTGAAACCAATGATTTTGAAGCTTTGAACATTGAGTTCATCGAACTTTGGGTAATGGACCCGAACATTTATAAACCGAACAGTTTGGGCGGTGATCTGTATTTCAACTTGGGTAACATCTCGGAAGACATTTTGAAAGACGGAAGAAAGTCTTTGGAGAATGGACTTCCTGCTGATGGCGATCCTTCTAAATACGATGAAACCAATTGGGGAAGGGTGCCGAAATTGCAGCCGGTAGTTCAGGCTTTCGACAATGATCCGAATGCCAGAAAAGCACAGGATGTGGGATTAGATGGATTGGCCAATAAAGATGAGCAGGTGAAATTCTCTACTTTGATCAACCAGATCAAAGGACAGTTAAACCCTGATGCAGCCAATGCTTTAGAAAATGACCCTTCTTCTGATGATTATAGTTATTTCAGAGGTCCGGATTTAGACCGTGAAAATGCAGGAATTTTAAAACGTTACCAACGCTACAACGGAACGGAAGGAAACTCTAAAACTGCTGAGCAATCGCGTGCAGAATTGGGCGTAGAAAACTCGGCTTCGACCTCTTTACCAGATGGGGAAGACATCAACAGAGATAACAATATGACGCAATCTGATGAGTACTTCCAATACAAAGTTTCCATGCGTCCGGGCGACCTGATGGTGGGGCAAAACTTTGTAACGGATAAAGTAACTTCTCAGGTGAAACTGGCAAACGGAAGTACACAACCTGTAACCTGGTACCAGATCCGTATTCCTCTGGCACAATACCAGGACCGTATTGGTGGAATCCAGGATTTTAAATCTATCCGTTTCATCAGGATGTTCCTGACCAATTTTGCCGATACTACGGTATTGAGGTTTGGAAAAATCCAGTTGGTAAGAGGTGAATGGAGACAATATAATCCAAATGATGATCCTTCACAAACGATCGTAGATCCTGCTTTAGGAACGATTGCTTCTGATAAATCGACGATAGAAGTCGCTACCGTGAATATTGAGGAGAATGGTAAACGTACCCCGATTCCTTACGTGATTCCTCCTGGTATTGAAAGAGAGCGTGATTTCAGCAATTACCGAGGTGATACCCGTCAAAATGAGCAATCCTTATCAGTAACCATTAAAAACCTGAAAGATGGTTATGGAAGGGCAGCATTTAAAACCGGTTTCAACGATTTCAGGTCTTATAAACACCTGGAAATGTACATCCATGCGGAGGCTTTAGGAACCAGTACATTAAAAGATAACGACCTGAGTGCTTTCCTGAGGATCGGCACAGACAACCAGGACAATTACTATGAATATTCACAGCCTTTAAAGGTGACGCTTCCAGGCACCAGTGATCCGAATGCGATCTGGCCGGAGCAGAATAAGATGGACATTACCCTCGAGTTTTTCCAGAAAGCGAAACTAGAAAGAAACAACGCGAAAACCAGTACCGGTGCACCATGGCCAATCAATATTCCCTACATCTATACGGTGGATGGCAAAACGATTACCATCAAAGGGCAGCCGGATATGAGTAAAGTAAGGGTCTACATGCTGGGGGTTAAAAACCCTTACCGTGCAAATGGCAATGACGATGGGATGGAGAAAAATGCAATTATCTGGTTCAATGAGCTTCGTTTAACGGAATTTGATGAGCGAGGCGGATGGGCAGCTACAGCGAGAATGAATGCTAAACTGGCCGATTTTGCGGATGTTAACGTATCCGGAAGTAAATCGACCATCGGTTTCGGGTCCTTAGAAACCAGAGTGAGCGAGAGAAACAGAGCAGACAATGTGTTCTTTGACATCTCTTCGAGCATGGAACTGGGCAAGTTTTTCCCTAAGAAAACAGGGATTAAGGTGCCGATGTTTGTGAGTTATTCCAGTCAGGTAGCTACTCCTCAATACAACCCGAGTATGCCGGATATTGAGTTGAAAAATGCATTGGATGCCGCGTCAAAACCACAGCGCGATTCTATCCTGAACTTTGCACAGGACTATACCACCAGAAGCAGTATCAACTTCACGAATGTGAGAAAAGAAAGAACAGACCCCGAAGCAAAACCCAGGGTTTGGGATATTGAAAACTTCAACGTCAGCTATGCTTATACGAAGTATTCACACCGTGATTTTATCATAGAAAATAATTTCCAAAAGACTTACAGGGCTTCCCTGGGGTATAACTATGCCGGACTGGCGAAAACTTATGAGCCTTTCAAAAAGATCATCAAGAACAATACACTGGCCTTGCTGAAAGATTTCAACTTTAGCCTGATGCCTTCTGCGATTAACTTCAGAATAGATGTAGATCGCTTCTATTCTGAAAACAGTTTGAGAAACAATGATCCGATGAATTCTATTCCGGTCAACACCACGTTTAATAAAAATTTCCTGGTGTCGAGGGTGTATGGAATTTCCTGGAACCTGAGTAAATCTTTAACCATGGACATTGATGCAACCAATTATTCCATCATCGATGAGCCTTTCGGCAGAATTCAGGGATTGAAAAGAGATACGTTATGGCAGAATATGCTGAGGTTGGGCCGTACTACCGACTACAGTCACAACCTGAACTTCACCTATAATTTGCCGATCAGTAAGATCCCAGGATTGGACTGGGTGAATGTGGCCACGCGTTATGGTACCAATTTCAACTGGCAGACAGAACCGCTTTCTACCTTGAGAGATCCAAATATCAACCTTGGAAATACGATTCAAAACTCCAGAACAATTCAGGTAAACCCTAACTTAAACCTGGCTTCCCTCTACAACAAATTCGGATTTGTACGTAAAGGAAACGGAGCCGGCGGACAAAATGTTTGGGTAGGCTTATTAACAAGTGTGAAAAATGTGGTGGGTGCTTACACGCAGACCAAGGGGATTTTCTTACCGGGTTATTTGCCTAAAACAAACTTCTTCGGAATTGACCAGGCTACCGGTGCACCGGGCTTAGGTTTCGTATTGGGTAGTCAGCGCGACATCAGGACGGAAGCCTTATTGAAAGGCTGGATCACCACCGATACCCTGCAATCGCAGCTGTACATCAATACGATGCGGGAAGATTTAAGTTTTACCAGTTTAGTAGAGCCGATCAAAGATTTGTCGATCACACTAACCGCCAACAGAAATCAAACTAAAAACTACTCTACCAATTTCAGGTATGATGAAGAATCAAAAGGTTTTGAAAACTTCAGCCCATTTACAACGGGTGATTATAGCATTTCCTATATCAGTTTAGGTACTGCTTTCTCGGAGAAATCCGGCAGCACGATGTCTAAGCTATTCGCTAATTTCATGAACAATAGGGTGATCATTTCCCAGCGTTTAGGTTTAACAAACCCGAACTCTGCAGGCGTTAGAAATGGCCTGTATGCCGATGGTTATGGTGCAGAATCTCAGGATGTACTGACGGCTGCTTTCCTGGCTGCTTATTCCGGGAAAGATGCAAAAACATCCAGCCTGAGTTCCATGCCTAAGATTCCATTGCCAAACTGGCGCTTGAATTACCGTGGCCTGATCGGAATTCCTTTCCTGGCAGAGCGTTTCAGCTCGATTGATTTGAGGCATTCTTACCGCTCTATTTACAGCATCAGCAGTTTCAACTCGCTATTAAAATACCAGGAAAATAATGGAGGAGTCATCAGCAGAGACTTAAATGACAACTTCCTTCCGGAGTTCCAATATGCACAGGTAACGATCGCCGAGCAGTTCTCGCCATTGATCGGAATTGATACCCGTTTGAAAAACAACCTGACCGCTAATTTTGAGATCGGAAGATCGAGGATGCTGGGATTAAATATGGCCAATAGCCAGCTGGCACAATTAACGGAAAGCAATATGGTGTTCGGACTGGGCTATCGCACAACGAAGTTCAGGTTCCCTTTTGGCTTGTTCAAAGGACTGAAAATGGACAACAATATGGACTTTAAACTGGATGTTGCAGTGAGGGATAATAAAACCGTGATTTATCGTGCAGACATTCTGGAGGCAGAAGTTTCTTCCGGTGCGAAAAACATTACCTTAAGGCCAAGTGTAGATTATATCCTGAACCAGCGTTTTAATGTGCGCCTGTTCTACGACAGTAACATCACCAAACCATACACCTCGCAAACGTTCAATACCTCATTCAGTAATTTCGGATTTAGTTTAAGAGTTACCCTGAATTAG